ATGTGGCCTAACCCAGGTTTCAAAAAATGTTGAACGAATTGCCATCATTTAATAATTGGGAAATTGCCcattaaaaatctggatttccagcttctctctgaGAATTAGAAGGCCTGGCAAATCTGGGCTCACATTCCTGCGTGGCCACAGTCAGCTAAACTCTAGTATCAGCTGCTCCCTTTAAGACCAGCCATTTGGGCTCCAGTCTCTCCCCAGCTGGCTTTCCTCATGGCACCTTTCCTACCTGGATTCTTCAAGATGGTGGTTCTTGAACCTGGCTTCAAACTGTCAGGAATCACGTGAGGAACTTTAAAAGCTACTGATGCCTGTGTTGCAACCCCCAAAGATTTTGATATAATCCATCTGTTGTGTAATCCAGGCACTGGGATTTTTATAAGCTCCCCAGGCAATTCCAAAATTGAGGACCCCTGTGTAAGAGCATCTCAAAGTTTAActtgcatatgaatcacctgggggcCTTATTAAACTGCAGACTGTGATTCAGCATGCATGTCTGGGATTCTGCATATCTAGCAAGCTCCTAGATGGTGTCAGTGCTGCTGGTCTATGAGAAGTAAGGCTCAAAGgcatttgtctttgttttattttgattttgaaccCTAAACTACAGACTTAGGTTTCAAGTCTAATGGAAGCTTATTCTAGCACTCACATTATTGAAGTAGCTGGAGTGATGGTGGCAAATGAGAATGTACTACTGGTCCTCTTTGGGAGGGTACATCTCAGCTTGCTGTGGCCACTGCAAACCTTTTGGTGTTGGGGGTCCTTGACTCCCATAGGTCTGCCTTCCAAACCACCTTTGCTATCACCAATTATACATGACAACCCTCTCTCCCTTTAGCAAACTGTACCTCCTTTGACATTTTGAGCTCTTTGATGGTGGCACCGCTGTCATCCACCAGTTCTGCTGTTACTGATTGCACGGTAGTTTGTGCgtttattttagcattttattgcagtggtttcAGTTTGTGTTCCCAGATGCCTTTGGCCTGGAACAATGGTTCTCAAACCCTAGCATGCCACTCGGAAGGCGTATTAAAACAGATCCATAGGCTCCATCCCCAGTATGTCTGATTCACTGAggagagaatttgcatttccaacaaaTTCCCAAGAGGTAATGCCATGGCTGGTCCAAAGACCTAGAGGCACCCTTGGTCTCACCACATGGCTTCTCATAACAGTTATGTTTTTGGAGTCCAGATAAGATTTGATTAAAggaaaaggttattttttaaaattttgaatactgCTGTTTTGGTGACTTTTGCTTTAATTATTTCatagaaattaatagaaaataaaaataaataaaaatttgaatattaGTGATATGGCGGGGAGGTATCAatttaataaagatgaaataaagactaaaCTTATTCAATTATGGAAAGAGAACCATATTGTCCTATCATGGAACACTCTGGACTTACACTATGTGTTCAAATATGacagaaaaacattaaagaaaaaacaacatatgCTGGAAATAAGTTGTTGAAGTCTATCTAGAAAAGGAAACTTGATTAAGGATTTCATGCTATTTTTAGGTTTGGGGGGAATAGAACCCCATTATAGCAGTATATAAATGTCTTTCCAGGAATTCATCGTGTATAAAAGGAGACAGCTGTTGAGGTTTCTTCAGACGCAAGCCTAAAGGAAATACAGCAAACGTCACAGCAGTTACATCTCAGCTTATTGGACTGGATCAAAGTAACTCTATCACACGGTGAGACCCCTCGTTTCATTTATAAAGCTCAGGCAAACAATATATATGAGGTCCTTCATTTCACAGGATGCATGGGAATCATGTAGCTTAGTAAACTTCATATTTACTTTTAGATGAAGTGGATTCTTAAACGAGAAAAGTATCTGTCTGCTTTTGTATCTCCACTTCAAGAAATATGCTGTAATAACAAAAATGCCAGGGCCTGAAGACGCTAAAGTAGAACTAACTTGTCCGTTAGAATGTGAGTCACCTTTAAGAATGATTATATTTCCTTAGGACAGTCAATAAATTTCAGGATATTCTTTACTTCCAACGCCCAGAGGAATAAACCACCAAATTCAAAGTTTGACAAAAGTCTAAGtgcttggttaaaaaaaaaaaaaagtaatattcttGCAAGGAAATTGGGAAAAGGGCTCTAGGGCAAGTAGGCTGGGCGGGTGCAGGTCTCAAAACCGCAGAAAGAGGAATTTgggaagagctttttaaaaagcgGACTCAACATGTTTTCACGGGCGAAAGAGGAACAGAGGGTGCTGGCATCCCATCCTACTGTCAGAGGAAGGTTTGAATCAACGTCAGATTTTTCTTGAGCAACTAAAATAATGACGACTAGCTGAAGAGTATGCATttgaaaattaacaaatttaagaaaccGTACAATTCACATGAGCTTCCTCCACCGACCCCATGAGCAACCAAGGGGCCACGGTCTGCCTGAGCGACCTACATTTGCTCTGTCATCTCAGGACTGCGAGGGATCAGCCAGCGTGCGCCCTCCTCATAAAGCTCTGCCCTGCTGGCGGGCCGGGCCGGCTCCCGGTGGCGGCAGTGCCAGCCAGGCTCCTGGAGTTCTAGGCAGGCTGCGGGCGCTCGTCCCTCCGCTTCACCCTTTCACCCCTCCTTCACCCCCAGGCGCTACGCGGGGTGGCGAGGATTTTCCGCCCACTCCCGCGGCCGCGCTGGCGAGGCCATGAATTGCAGGGCCTCCCGGCTTTGGCGAGCCTGGAATCCGAGTCCTCCCCGTCCCAGCCACTCTGCTGGGGCGCTGGGAGCTCGAAAGAGGCTGGGGTTTGTTTCAAGACACTGCGATTAGAGACGCAGCTTCTAAGTCTGAATTTGTCCTCGATCTTCCCCAGACCCGCCGCCTCTGGTCTCGAAGACGCCCGGCAGCCGGCTCGGCCGCAGGCGCGCAGCAGCCTGGCTGGCCCGGAGGGCGCAAAGCCAGAGCGCTCGGCCCGGCAGCCCAGGGCATCCCCGCGGCTGGGGGCGGAAGGCGAGCCCGGCAGCAGGAAAGGTTCGCAGGGCCGGAGCTCCACCCCGCTGGCCGCCGGGCTCGGGGGCCCGCAAAGTGAACGGCAGCGGCGAAGGGCGCGGGGCCAGCGGAGAGGGGCGGAGACGCGGGCGCCGGTTGGCGCGGGCTcgggggcggggcgcgcggggcggggccggaggcGGGCCCGGCCGCTGGGCGCTGGAGCTGCCGGCGCACGGAAAGGAGTCGTGAGCAGCTGGAGCGGAGTTGGAGGAAGCGGCGGCCGCGGCCGGGGCGGCTGGGAGCGGGTCGGGAGACGGCGAGCTTGGGTCGGGAACGGCCAGCGGGTCGGAGCCTGGTCAGGGGCGCATCGGAGCCGTGCGCGCAAGAGGCTGCCGCTGCAGCCTGGGCCCCGCAGAGGAAGGAAGCCGGCCGGCGGGGGAGGTAGGCGGCAGCAGCGGGTTCGGGTGTGTGCTCGGGAGGGGGAGGCGGTGCGTGCGCGCGCGGCTACCGTCGCTCTCTTCCTGTCACCAGCAGCCGCTTCTCCTTCTGCAGAACCGGGCCGGGGGAAGCGAGCCGGCCGCCGTCCTCCCTGCCTCCGGCGTCTCCCGCCCGCCGGGCAGCCGCGGGCCCTCCTCGCGGCCAGCGTCCTGCGTGCTCCCGGCCACCTCGCGGGTCCCGTTTCCCTAGTCCTCTTCCGAGCGTGTTGTGCGCGCCGCTGGGCGCGTTCGTCCCTGGAGTTGCAGGCGAACTCGGGCTTCCGCCACCCTTCCGTCACCTCACGCTTCTGTGGGTCCCCACTGTCGCCTTGCTGCAGTTTTCCGGCGCCTTTCAGCAGAGGAGAGCGCCCTGCCCGCTGCCTTTGCGTTAGCGGGAAGGAGCTATGCCTTCCCCCGCGCCCTCCGGCTACACCCGGGTCGCTGCCCGGGCCCTTCCCCGGGGCGATCGGGGCTGCGGGGGTCCCCGGAGctagcccccagcccccgccctccgAAGTTCGCCTCCCTCCTCTTCCGGGGTGGGGGAAGTGCGCCTCGGGGCGGCCGGTCGCTGGGACCCTAACTCGGCGTGT
The Physeter macrocephalus isolate SW-GA chromosome 8, ASM283717v5, whole genome shotgun sequence genome window above contains:
- the LOC112064079 gene encoding translation initiation factor IF-2-like, translated to MLLCKILSKKPAPYCWASPSSLAPRYKKPGFPGCSKTPLSLPPTTCPGPVGTTRRVRVPATGRPEAHFPHPGRGGRRTSEGGGWGLAPGTPAAPIAPGKGPGSDPGVAGGRGGRHSSFPLTQRQRAGRSPLLKGAGKLQQGDSGDPQKREVTEGWRKPEFACNSRDERAQRRAQHARKRTRETGPARWPGARRTLAARRARGCPAGGRRRRQGGRRPARFPRPGSAEGEAAAGDRKRATVAARARTASPSRAHTRTRCCRLPPPPAGFLPLRGPGCSGSLLRARLRCAPDQAPTRWPFPTQARRLPTRSQPPRPRPPLPPTPLQLLTTPFRAPAAPAPSGRARLRPRPARPAPEPAPTGARVSAPLRWPRALRRCRSLCGPPSPAASGVELRPCEPFLLPGSPSAPSRGDALGCRAERSGFAPSGPARLLRACGRAGCRASSRPEAAGLGKIEDKFRLRSCVSNRSVLKQTPASFELPAPQQSGWDGEDSDSRLAKAGRPCNSWPRQRGRGSGRKILATPRSAWG